TCCTTGTCGAGCATCCACGCAAGCGCCTCGATCACCATGGCATGGTCGTCCCGTTGCGGCAGGCCGGATACAGTGATGGCGCCGATGCAACCCGTGCCCTTGATGGTGATCGGAAAGCTGCCCCCATGGGAGGCATATTCGGAATCCGGCAGGCCGAATTTCGCCTGCAGTGTGCTCTCCTGCCTGGCAAGCGAAAGCCCGATAGCGTAGCTGCTCTTGAAGAAGCGAAAGACGCAATTGCGCTTGCGGCGCACCCAGTGCGGATTGTCGGGCGTTGCCCCTTCCAGCGCCGTGTAGAAAAGCGGCATAGAGAAAAGAGTTATATCAATGACGACGCCGAGCTTGCGTTCACTCGCCATGGTCCGCAGCTTCGATCCGAGTGTCCATGCCGTTTCCATGTCGAAACGGTCGAACTGCAATTCGCGTTCCTGCAGCTCTATCCGAGAGAGGTCGTCGTCGATGCTCATGCTATCCCCTTCCCTGGCCGGGATCACCGGCCTCAACTGTCTTCACCGGTCGTGCGACCGGACGAAAGCGAATCGCGATCTTTCAGATTCGCTTCTTGCGCTTTAGCTCTTTGTTTCTACGCATGTCGTTATCGCAAAACCGCTCTACACTTTTGCGCGACGTGCTTTAATCCTTCCAGAGCCAGGCTGCCCCGCGCACCCCCGAGCTGTCGCCATGCACCGCCTTGCGAATCGGTGTTTCGAAACTGTCCCCGAAAAGATAGTTCACGATGAGCCCCGGCAGTTCGTCGTAGATCTCGTCCACATTGGACATGCCACCACCCAGAACAAAGACATCCGGGTCCACGACATTGGTCAGCAGCGCCAGGCTGCGCGCGAGACGATCGACGAAGCGACCATATACCTGCGTGGCGACAGGATCGCCCGCACGTTTGTCGGCAATGATATCACGACCGCGTCGGTCGATGCCCGTCGTCAGGCGGTAGTCGAGCTCAACGCCGGTACCGCAGGCATACATGTCGAGGCAACCGTGTTTGCCACACCAGCATTTGTGGCCGGGATATTCCTGCGGGGTCATCCATGGCAGCGGATAATGACCCACCTCGGCCGCTACGCCCTGGTAACCGGCATGTACATGCTTGCCGATCGCAAGTCCGCCGCCGTGTCCGGTGCCGACAATAATACCAAAGACGATATTTTCGTGCCTGCCTGCACCATCGACAGCCTCAGAGACGGCAAGACAATTGGCGTCATTTGCAAGGCGGACGGGACGGCCAAGCGCCGCTTCAAGATCGCGGCCAAGTGGACGCCCGTTAAGAAGCACGGCATTGGAATTGCGCACGATACCGGTGCGCGGGTTGGGGCTGCCCGGAATGCCGATGCCGATCGACCCGGTCTCGCCGGCCGTCTGCTCCGCAGCCGTGACCAGCTCCAGCACGGCGCGAATGCAATCATCGTAACCGCTGGTGGGCGTGGCGATGCGATGGCGGGCCCGAGTTTTGCCATCGCGGTCGAGCGCGATGACTTCCATTTTTGTCCCACCCCAATCAATTCCGAGATACATGCCGCCCACTTCCTGAAATTCCGCATCCCGTTTCTTCGTCAACCGGTCGAGCAGCACGTCACCACCCAGCCGGACAGGATCGCGAAACGGGTCCCCCAATTGTCTGCGCGATCCCTGATTAACATTGGAAAACGCAAGAGCACCAGCCCTCACCGCGGCATTCTTTCATGCGACCAGACAAACGATGCATTCGTGCGTAACGACAAAAGTACTTGGCTTCGCCCACCAGCTTTTGTAAGGGTTTTCCCGGCTGGTCCCATAGCTCAGTAGGATAGAGCGCAGGATTCCTAATCCTGAGGCCATTGGTTCGAATCCAATTGGGATCACCAGCTTTTCAAGCCTGTAAGGACTTGCGTCCCCCTCGCATCCCACTCGCCTATTTTCGGCGCGCTCCGCCCGTTGCGCCTCCCCCCAACAGATTGGCAACTCCGCATGTTTTTCGGGGGCCGCGACTACATCGCTGAGCAGCAACTACAGCGTGGTCCGCATGATGGCCCAGCATTTCAAAATGAGCGATGGAATCAGGGTAGCTTTGCTCTCGGGAGCGAGTTGTATCGTCAGCATTCCCTATTAATAGGCGCCGCTGTTACGCCCTTCATAAACGCCCCTTGCACAAACTACCGCAGGAAAACGTCGTGATAGGGGTGCTTCATCTGCCAATAGACGGTCCTTGCGGCCTGGACGACACCGGTCCAGAACAGCAGACCGCAAAGCAATGCAATAATGTAGATCTGAAGACGCATGCCCCGTTGTTGCAATGCAAAACCGGCGCGACTGTGGCGCAGGGACCTGCACACCCGATTGTGAATCAGGTGTGACCGAGGCCTCCATTACGTTTGGCTTGGCGACGACAATGCTGCGTTGCAATAATTTCGTCTCGCCATTATGACAGGATAATGACGAAATCCTTTTTCAAGATATTCAGCTGGCTGCTGATTGCAGCCGTCGTGTTCGTGACAATTTCCCCGATCGGGCTTCGTCCGCATACGCTGATCACGGTTTCCTTCGACCGGGCGCTGGCTTTCGCGCTCATCGGCTGTGCATTTGCGTTGGGTTATCCGAACCGCTGGCTGTCGCTGTGTGTCTTCCTGATAGTTGCCGCGTTCGGCATCGAGGTCATGCAATATTGGGCGCCGACCCGACATCCGCATTTTGCCGACGCCTCGGTGAAGGCGGCCGGCGCAATTTTCGGAATGGTCATCGGAAAAGCAGCCCTCATCATTCGCCGCCAGAAGCTGACACGCACCGCCTGAAACAGGCCGCTAAAAGTGGGCAGCGCAGCTCTCACTATGCGCCTGCGACACCGAAGGCCCTGATCTCTGGATATTGCTCTGCGATCGCCGCCCAGCTTTGCCTGGCATGATCTCGGCCGACACCAAGCCGACAACATTCGTTCAGAGATCAAAGAGACACTCATTGCACAACGGCTCGGCGCCTTCGCCAGTTTGCCAGCATTCGAAGGTTTTATGGCATTGGGCGCAGGTCACCTCCAGGCGACGCCCTTCGCGGCCGAAACCCAGTTCGTCCAGACGGTCGTGTTTATGGTCCTGCACTGCCTCACGGTGATCGAAGTCCATGCTGCGATTCCCAGACGGATGAACCCTTCAGCGCCTCGGCAGGAGCTTCTTCTTATATATTGCGCCGCCGGCGTGTCACGGAGTGATTAAAATACCCAGGGTTGAAAAATCAAAAACTGCAGCAAATAAAGTACCGCTGTTAATCAATTTTGTAAAATAAAAAACGCGCGACGCCGAGGTATCATTGCGACGGAGTGGCACCATTGTAAATTACGCGACCAGAATATCTTCGTGACTTACTTTTTAAAATCTACCGATGACACCTTTTTCTGTATTCGAAACGCTCTACGCGGTCATTGCATTCGCTTGCGTGTATTATACTTTCGCAGAGGGTCAAAACACGCGCGCCAGATGGGATCGCTCGCGTCCGCTCGGTCTGTTGATTTGTGTGTTCTGGCCCGTCCTGATCCTGCTTCTTCTTATCCCGTAGACTGGCAAACGCCGCCCCACGCACGGATCGATGATCACGGCGCACGAGTGCAGTCGATACCCTTGTCGTCGACCCCATTGACCGCGTTGAAAAGGGTCGCGGCCTCTCCCTTGGTCCACCAGGTGTAATATCCCCCCATATATTTCGCGCCCGAACCGGAAACGACATTCGCTGCGACGACGACTGCGTCGCCAATCGACAGTTGCAGGAGGGAAATATTGCCCGAATTGATATATTCCGCCATCACGGGTTCACCGCCGCAGTCATAGCGCACCTCGGAACGGTCGATCGGAGCAGCCGGTATGCGCAGGACGAGATCGGCCAGGTTGTCGTGACGCATCATGCGAAGCGGCACGGTGTAGTCGGCGGCATACAATCGCAGCTCATCCCCCCGGAACTCATAGGAAAGTCCTTCCGACAGCGCCCGGAAGAATTTGGCTTCCTGATCCATGACGGCCGGCGGGCAGAGCTTGCGCGTTGCGGCAGCCGGAGCGAAACTGATCTGCAGCGACTTCACGGTGAATACGCCAGTATAGTTATTGCAGCCCGCCATGCCGGAATAGGTCCCGTCGTCATGGATCTCGAGCGTTGTCTGCAGGTTGTCGATGACCCCGCCGGACTTGATGTCCTCCACAAGCCACGTGCCGACGAGTTCCTGAGGCGCCGTGCCGGCGGCCACGGTTTGCACCGTACCGGCTTCGATGAGCACGCAGGCACATCCCAGAAACAAGGCATATCGCAACATCTTTTTCCTCCGACAAATCCGGCATCGATTTTTGGCAGCTCCCGTCACCGCGAAGCATGCACGCGCACATTCATACAGATCACCGCCAGGCATTTCCATGAAACTATGTGTCATTGACAGCCCCGAGGAACAGGCGTCCTTTCGGCCTCTTGTTGCAAGGGACATTCGACTGTAGAGCCTTTGCAAAACAAGTA
This genomic stretch from Pararhizobium capsulatum DSM 1112 harbors:
- a CDS encoding heme-degrading domain-containing protein, with protein sequence MSIDDDLSRIELQERELQFDRFDMETAWTLGSKLRTMASERKLGVVIDITLFSMPLFYTALEGATPDNPHWVRRKRNCVFRFFKSSYAIGLSLARQESTLQAKFGLPDSEYASHGGSFPITIKGTGCIGAITVSGLPQRDDHAMVIEALAWMLDKDHDALRLG
- a CDS encoding ROK family protein; the encoded protein is MYLGIDWGGTKMEVIALDRDGKTRARHRIATPTSGYDDCIRAVLELVTAAEQTAGETGSIGIGIPGSPNPRTGIVRNSNAVLLNGRPLGRDLEAALGRPVRLANDANCLAVSEAVDGAGRHENIVFGIIVGTGHGGGLAIGKHVHAGYQGVAAEVGHYPLPWMTPQEYPGHKCWCGKHGCLDMYACGTGVELDYRLTTGIDRRGRDIIADKRAGDPVATQVYGRFVDRLARSLALLTNVVDPDVFVLGGGMSNVDEIYDELPGLIVNYLFGDSFETPIRKAVHGDSSGVRGAAWLWKD
- a CDS encoding VanZ family protein, which codes for MTKSFFKIFSWLLIAAVVFVTISPIGLRPHTLITVSFDRALAFALIGCAFALGYPNRWLSLCVFLIVAAFGIEVMQYWAPTRHPHFADASVKAAGAIFGMVIGKAALIIRRQKLTRTA
- a CDS encoding META domain-containing protein, whose translation is MLRYALFLGCACVLIEAGTVQTVAAGTAPQELVGTWLVEDIKSGGVIDNLQTTLEIHDDGTYSGMAGCNNYTGVFTVKSLQISFAPAAATRKLCPPAVMDQEAKFFRALSEGLSYEFRGDELRLYAADYTVPLRMMRHDNLADLVLRIPAAPIDRSEVRYDCGGEPVMAEYINSGNISLLQLSIGDAVVVAANVVSGSGAKYMGGYYTWWTKGEAATLFNAVNGVDDKGIDCTRAP